From a single Pseudomonas serboccidentalis genomic region:
- a CDS encoding non-ribosomal peptide synthetase: MEHSTAWRIATRFAALPADKRREFLQRMQEQGVSFGQLPIPPAAEPQTTFELSYAQQRQWFLWQLDPQSAAYNIPAVLRLQGPLNVAALQHSFDVLLARHQSLRSRFVEDDGQVMQTLAAVTSLPIEPHDLRAQPQAERLACAMRQVEAEIARPFDLQHGPLLRVSLLQLEAEDHVLVLTLHHIVTDGWSMGVLIEEFSRLYAAHCQGQDAQLEALPIEYSDYAAWQRRWMEAGELERQLNWWRDTLGSEQPLLELPTDRPRPAQPSQRGARLEFALEADLAAGLMALAKQSGVTPFMLLLASFQALLYRYSGQSDLRIGVPIGNRNRAETRGLIGFFVNTQVMRVEVDGRQTFSQLLEQTRAASLDAQAYQDLPFERLVQALQGDRSLSHSPLFQVMFNHQQSKATAVDGWLAGLRVEALNATTPTTQFDLQLDTQEVGEQLFASLTYATDLFDAERIEHLARHWRNLLAGAVANPQCSLAELPLLDADERLRMLADLNDTAQTYPGEVCVQRHFEARAAQQPDATALVFQGQTLSYAELNRRANRLAHHLRAQGVGAEVLVGIACERSLEMVVGLLAILKAGGAYVPLDPEYPLDRLSYMIEDSGISLLLTQEHLLTQLPTPDSLRTLCLQADADWLSELPDSDLPNLALAENLAYVIYTSGSTGKPKGAGNRHVALHNRLEWMQQAYNLQPRDRVLQKTPFSFDVSVWEFFWPLMKGATLVIAAPGEHRDPQRLAALIVEQSITTLHFVPSMLSAFISADESLACTSLTRIICSGEALPMALQRQTLRSLPQASLYNLYGPTEAAIDVTHWTCVEEGRDSVPIGRPIANLRTLILDSELQPLPLGAVGELYLGGIGLARGYHRRGALTAERFVVDPFGSGERLYRTGDLARYRADGAIEYCGRIDHQVKIRGLRIELGEIEARLQEHAEVQEAVVLALDGPSGKQLVAYVVPQDRALPNADGARQNAWRETLKTHLLASLPDYMVPAQTVLIEQMPLSPNGKLERKRLPAPTLQVSQRAFEAPSTAHEQALAQIWQEVLGVAQVGRQDNFFELGGDSIISIQVVSRARRAGLSLQPRDLFQQQTLQALAAVVKVQTAPLAPQGPVEGGQVLTPIQRWFFDEPIPQRQHWNQAVLLVPRQPLELPRLQAALQRLLKQHDALRLRFGQVDGQWSARYVGADSADVVDMLWTARVASNDSLESVCEEAQRSLSLQDGPLLRVALIAQADGSQRLLLVIHHLAVDGVSWRVLLEDLQAAYQDKELPAKTSAFQTWALKLQDHARSEAALAELAWWQTQLGQASDRLPAANAQASQAGHLRQGVSIALDREQTRRLLQQAPAAYRTQVNDLLLTALARTLSRWSGHASALIQLEGHGREDLFDDIDLTRTVGWFSSLFPVCLTPTADLAGSIKAIKQQLREIPGKGLGYGLLRYMGDAATQAALTALPQARVTFNYLGQFDQSFAEDALFSPASEASGAAQSADAPLPNWLSVDGQVYGGELKLDWTFSRECFDHSEIEQLAADYRHELLALIEHCLSDEAGGVTPADFPLARLSQAQLDGLPVAATQIEDLYPLSPMQAGLLFHSLFESASGAYVNQLNVEARGLDAERLGQAWQAVIDAHPILRSSFHFPQGFEAPVQLVQRHLRLPFRCLDWRGRADQAEALAQLIDSERLQLDPAQAPLMRLTLVRLDDERQQLIYTHHHLLLDGWSNSLLLSEVLQRYAGQAVSAPSGRFADYIGWLQRQDSQADERFWLEQLAPLDNPTLLAQSLAHGDLKQATSDAFADHLQTFDVAATRRLSEFARQQKVTLNTLLQGAWALLLQRYSGQRCVAFGATVAGRPVDLPGADSQLGLFINTLPVISCPDAVETVSQWLSRLQAQNLELREHEFTALGDIQRWAGRAGEPLFDSLLVFENFPVAEALQQGAPAGLSFSTPQNHERTNFPLTLAATAENTLSLNWSYQCSHFSAAAIARMSEHLAVLLNAMVDAPEGALSELDLLTASERTQQLQTWNPAFAAHENPLCVHQLIEAQAEIRPQATALIFAEVELTFAELNRRANRLAHRLRNLGVGPEVRVGLAMQRSPEMIVGLLAILKAGGAYVPLDPAYPAERLQYLMQDSGIVLMLSQSWLRDKLALPDDLPVLDIDREPLELMADSNPVNLTCGENLAYLIYTSGSTGRPKGVSVAHGPLAMHCLAIGELYGMTPEDRELQFASISFDGAHERWLTPLLFGSAVMPRDDELWSVERTCAEIQQHGITIACFTPSYLLQIADFMGEAGRDLPIRSYTPCAEGMPKHAFDEVQQVLQPQRLINGYGPTETVITPLIWLAYPDTEFDSAFMPIGRPVGNRSAYILDGGLQPLPVGVAGELYLGGEGVARGYHQRPDLTAERFVPDPFVPGARLYRSGDLARFRADGVVEYLGRIDQQVKIRGFRIELGEIEACLLEHEGVREALVIDRDGPVSRQLVGYIVPRDPLANEQDLHAALTAHLRSRLPAHMLPAHLMCLAALPLTPNGKLDRKGLPAPDVARQTQDQVPAATPAEALLVEIWQDLLGLDALGVTENFFELGGDSIISLQAVSRAGQRGLVFSPKQLFEQQTIRALAAVAVTRETTLNEAPTVAAFALVPHIDGAAREGLQDLYPLSPMQQGMLFHCLDSPELNPYVNQLSVAVDGLQVPRFRAAWQTLIERHEVLRAAFRWRDGLADPLQAVFADVELPIEELDWRERNDTEQALSELAAAEQAKGFDLSCPPLMRFVLVRLDAERYQMIWVYHHLLLDGWSASRLLGEMLRLYHHASLPALNGRYADYIGWLQRQDNAQAEGFWRERLALLEAPTILAKASGATGSGHGVMYTDLDAEATRKLHAFAKRQRVTLNTLVQAAWLLLLQRHSGQRSVAFGATVAGRPTGLPGAQEMLGLFINTLPVIQTLDPQQPLGEWLRELQDYNLTVRDYEHTPLSDIQRWAGLGGQGLFDSIIVFENHPVDRALRGGEEGELRFAEVGSAGVTNVPMDLMVSANDDGLEVEYLYLRERFSDAEVEQIRAQLEGLLRTLPEDERCLIGNLGLPGARPGLPQASTDETDLLCSFNQHVRNQPQKTALFCEDREVSYAELEARANGLARQLIERGIGAESLVAVALPRSERTIIAFLAVLKAGAAYLPLDLAYPPERLAYMLDDSAASLLLCDSDLGQRLTLADNVPRLLLDQLPHDDSAQCPLTQPLAGHLAYLIYTSGSTGQPKGVAVARGPIARHCRGIIDLYELVPDSRELHFMSFAFDGAQERWLSELLAGGSLVVREDNLWTPEQTLQVLERHQVSVACFPPAYLQQMAEVAERLGHAPAVQVYCFGGDAVPEASFEQVKRALRPQRLVNGYGPTETVVTPLLWRAEASERCEAAYAPIGRGVAGRGLYVLDADLNPLPAGVSGELYLGGECLARGYHQRPGMSAERFIPDPFEAGGRMYRTGDLVRQRECGLIDYLGRLDQQVKIRGFRIELGEIEARLRECAGVQDAAVVVHDTPTGKQLVGYVVAAGVTGLDRRIKTELQAQLPDYMVPARIMLLQRFPLSANGKLDRRALPQPEWALGGYRAPRNALEQALATIWQEVLGVPQIGIDDNFFELGGDSLQVLKVISRVRSQPQLGFELKLRDLMQKPCIAELSGYQVQEAATAPDPLLALNSRLAHVPALFCLHAGFGTVFDYEPLARRLEGRRTVYGLQCRMLLDPQWQDESLPAMALAYAQRIRAQQPEGPYYLLGWSLGGALVQLVSRELESQGETVAFAGLVDSYVAGTAEAGDWREDLADFLKFVLGLSVAEAQALIVEKAAGLDEQAAAAAVIEAALHGSSSDAALGADEFTRIFATGAALKQLALAQQQLPKIQVAAYRWWVAERDAEREVFAAQVGRQGVDRLLAGGHYELMRGDELLDQLQALLERRTTVA, encoded by the coding sequence GGCGAAGCAGTCCGGTGTCACCCCGTTCATGTTGCTGCTGGCCAGTTTCCAGGCCTTGCTCTATCGCTACAGCGGCCAGTCCGACCTGCGCATCGGTGTGCCGATCGGTAACCGCAACCGCGCCGAAACCCGTGGCCTGATTGGCTTCTTCGTCAACACCCAGGTGATGCGCGTCGAGGTCGACGGGCGTCAGACCTTCAGCCAATTGCTTGAGCAGACCCGCGCCGCGTCGCTGGACGCGCAGGCTTATCAGGACTTGCCGTTCGAACGTCTGGTGCAGGCGCTGCAAGGCGATCGCAGCCTGAGCCACAGTCCGCTGTTCCAGGTGATGTTCAACCATCAACAAAGCAAAGCGACGGCAGTCGACGGCTGGCTCGCAGGGCTGCGGGTCGAGGCGCTGAATGCCACGACGCCAACCACCCAGTTCGACCTGCAACTCGATACTCAGGAAGTCGGTGAGCAGTTGTTCGCCAGCCTGACCTACGCCACCGATCTGTTCGACGCCGAGCGCATCGAACACCTGGCCCGGCATTGGCGTAACCTGCTGGCCGGGGCAGTGGCAAACCCGCAATGCTCGCTGGCGGAACTGCCGCTGCTGGACGCCGACGAGCGTCTGCGCATGCTCGCTGACCTCAATGACACTGCACAGACGTACCCGGGCGAAGTCTGCGTGCAGCGCCATTTCGAAGCGCGTGCGGCGCAGCAACCTGACGCCACGGCGCTGGTGTTCCAGGGCCAGACCCTCAGTTACGCCGAGCTCAATCGGCGCGCCAACCGTCTGGCTCACCACTTGCGTGCGCAAGGCGTCGGCGCGGAAGTGCTTGTCGGGATCGCCTGCGAGCGTTCGCTGGAGATGGTTGTCGGCCTGTTGGCGATTCTCAAGGCCGGTGGCGCCTACGTGCCGCTGGACCCGGAATACCCGCTCGATCGCCTGAGCTACATGATTGAAGACAGCGGCATTTCCCTGCTGCTGACCCAGGAGCATTTGCTGACGCAACTGCCGACGCCGGATTCGCTGCGCACCTTGTGCCTGCAAGCGGACGCCGACTGGCTGAGCGAACTGCCGGACAGCGATCTGCCCAATCTGGCGCTGGCGGAAAACCTCGCGTACGTGATCTACACCTCCGGCTCCACCGGTAAACCCAAGGGAGCCGGCAACCGTCATGTAGCGCTGCACAACCGTCTGGAGTGGATGCAGCAGGCCTACAATCTGCAACCGCGCGACCGGGTGCTGCAAAAGACCCCGTTCAGTTTCGACGTGTCGGTCTGGGAGTTTTTCTGGCCGCTGATGAAGGGCGCAACACTGGTGATTGCCGCGCCCGGCGAGCACCGTGATCCGCAGCGCCTCGCCGCGCTGATCGTCGAGCAGTCGATCACCACGCTGCATTTCGTGCCGTCGATGCTGTCCGCGTTCATCAGCGCCGACGAGTCGCTGGCCTGCACCTCGCTGACGCGGATCATCTGCAGCGGCGAAGCGTTGCCGATGGCGTTGCAGCGCCAGACCTTGCGCAGCCTGCCGCAAGCCAGTCTGTACAACCTCTATGGCCCGACTGAAGCGGCCATCGACGTGACCCACTGGACGTGTGTGGAGGAGGGTCGCGACAGCGTGCCGATCGGTCGGCCGATCGCCAACCTGCGCACCTTGATCCTCGACAGCGAATTGCAGCCGTTGCCGCTGGGCGCGGTGGGTGAGTTGTACCTGGGCGGTATCGGCCTGGCCCGTGGTTACCACCGGCGCGGCGCGTTGACCGCCGAGCGTTTTGTCGTCGACCCGTTCGGCAGCGGCGAGCGCCTGTACCGCACCGGTGACCTGGCGCGCTACCGCGCCGACGGGGCCATCGAGTACTGCGGCCGTATCGACCATCAGGTGAAAATTCGCGGCCTGCGCATTGAACTGGGCGAAATCGAGGCACGCCTGCAAGAACATGCCGAGGTTCAGGAGGCGGTGGTGCTGGCGCTGGACGGGCCGAGCGGCAAGCAACTGGTGGCGTACGTGGTGCCGCAGGATCGGGCGCTGCCGAATGCCGATGGCGCCCGGCAGAACGCCTGGCGCGAAACCCTGAAAACTCATTTGCTCGCGAGCCTGCCGGACTACATGGTGCCGGCGCAGACCGTGCTGATCGAGCAGATGCCGCTCAGCCCCAATGGCAAGCTTGAACGCAAACGCCTGCCGGCACCGACCCTGCAAGTCAGCCAGCGCGCCTTCGAAGCGCCAAGTACAGCGCATGAACAAGCGCTGGCGCAGATCTGGCAGGAGGTGCTCGGTGTGGCGCAAGTCGGGCGCCAGGACAACTTCTTTGAGCTGGGTGGCGACTCGATCATTTCGATTCAGGTGGTCAGCCGCGCCCGGCGTGCCGGCCTGAGCCTGCAACCGCGTGATCTGTTCCAGCAGCAGACGCTGCAGGCGCTGGCTGCGGTGGTCAAGGTGCAGACCGCGCCGCTGGCGCCACAGGGGCCGGTAGAGGGCGGGCAGGTGCTGACGCCGATTCAGCGCTGGTTCTTCGACGAACCGATCCCGCAACGCCAGCACTGGAACCAGGCGGTGTTGCTGGTCCCGCGTCAGCCGCTGGAACTGCCACGCCTGCAAGCGGCATTGCAACGCCTGCTCAAGCAGCACGACGCCTTGCGGTTGCGCTTCGGTCAGGTCGACGGCCAGTGGTCGGCGCGCTATGTCGGCGCCGACAGTGCCGACGTCGTCGACATGCTCTGGACCGCCCGGGTCGCCAGCAATGACTCGCTGGAATCGGTGTGCGAAGAGGCCCAGCGCAGCCTGAGCCTGCAAGACGGCCCGTTGCTGCGTGTCGCTCTGATCGCCCAGGCCGACGGCAGCCAGCGCCTGTTGCTGGTGATCCACCATTTGGCGGTGGACGGTGTGTCGTGGCGAGTGTTGCTGGAAGACTTGCAGGCGGCTTATCAGGACAAGGAACTGCCGGCCAAGACCAGCGCGTTCCAGACCTGGGCGCTGAAGCTGCAAGACCATGCGCGCAGTGAGGCGGCGCTCGCCGAATTGGCGTGGTGGCAGACGCAACTGGGCCAGGCCAGCGACCGTTTGCCGGCGGCCAATGCCCAGGCCAGTCAGGCCGGACATTTGCGTCAAGGCGTGAGCATTGCGCTGGATCGCGAGCAGACCCGGCGTTTGCTGCAACAGGCGCCGGCGGCCTATCGCACCCAGGTCAATGACCTGCTGCTGACCGCGCTGGCCCGCACCTTGAGTCGCTGGAGCGGTCACGCCTCGGCGCTGATCCAGCTCGAAGGGCATGGTCGCGAAGACCTGTTCGACGACATCGACCTGACCCGCACGGTTGGCTGGTTCTCCAGCCTGTTCCCGGTGTGCCTGACGCCGACGGCGGACCTTGCCGGTTCGATCAAGGCGATCAAACAGCAGCTGCGTGAAATCCCCGGCAAAGGCCTGGGTTACGGGCTGCTGCGCTACATGGGCGACGCCGCGACTCAAGCGGCGCTGACGGCGTTGCCGCAGGCGCGGGTGACGTTCAACTACCTGGGGCAGTTCGACCAGAGTTTCGCCGAGGACGCGCTGTTCAGCCCCGCCAGCGAAGCCAGCGGCGCCGCGCAATCGGCCGACGCGCCGTTGCCGAACTGGCTGTCGGTGGACGGTCAGGTGTATGGCGGTGAACTGAAACTGGACTGGACCTTCAGCCGCGAATGCTTCGACCACAGTGAAATCGAACAGCTGGCTGCAGACTATCGCCACGAGTTGCTGGCGCTGATCGAGCATTGCCTGAGCGATGAGGCCGGTGGCGTGACCCCGGCGGATTTCCCGCTGGCACGTTTGAGCCAGGCACAACTCGATGGCTTGCCAGTGGCGGCGACGCAGATCGAGGACCTGTACCCGCTGTCGCCGATGCAGGCCGGCCTGCTGTTCCACAGCCTGTTCGAGTCGGCGTCCGGTGCCTACGTCAACCAGCTTAATGTCGAGGCCCGTGGTCTGGACGCCGAGCGACTGGGGCAGGCGTGGCAGGCGGTGATCGATGCGCATCCGATCCTGCGCAGCAGTTTCCACTTCCCGCAGGGCTTCGAGGCGCCGGTGCAACTGGTGCAGCGTCATCTGCGCCTGCCGTTCCGTTGCCTGGACTGGCGCGGCCGTGCCGATCAGGCCGAGGCGCTGGCGCAACTGATCGACAGCGAGCGCCTGCAACTGGACCCGGCTCAGGCGCCGTTGATGCGTTTGACCCTGGTGCGGCTGGACGATGAGCGTCAGCAATTGATCTACACCCACCACCATTTGCTGCTCGACGGCTGGAGCAATTCGCTGTTGCTCAGCGAAGTGCTGCAGCGTTACGCCGGGCAAGCAGTGTCGGCCCCGAGCGGACGTTTTGCCGACTACATCGGCTGGCTGCAACGCCAGGATTCACAGGCCGACGAGCGCTTCTGGCTGGAACAACTGGCGCCGCTGGACAACCCGACTCTGTTGGCCCAAAGCCTGGCCCATGGCGATCTGAAACAGGCGACCAGCGACGCCTTTGCCGACCATCTGCAAACCTTCGACGTGGCCGCGACCCGGCGCTTGAGCGAGTTTGCCCGTCAGCAGAAAGTCACCCTCAACACCTTGCTGCAAGGCGCGTGGGCGCTGTTGTTGCAACGCTACAGCGGCCAGCGCTGCGTGGCGTTCGGCGCGACCGTTGCCGGGCGCCCGGTGGACCTGCCGGGAGCGGACAGTCAGTTGGGCCTGTTCATCAACACCTTGCCGGTGATCAGTTGCCCGGACGCGGTGGAAACAGTCAGCCAGTGGCTGAGCCGTTTGCAGGCACAGAACCTGGAGCTGCGTGAGCACGAGTTCACCGCGCTGGGCGACATCCAGCGTTGGGCCGGACGTGCCGGTGAGCCGTTGTTCGACAGCCTGCTGGTGTTCGAAAACTTCCCGGTGGCCGAGGCGTTGCAACAGGGTGCGCCGGCCGGCCTGAGCTTCTCGACGCCGCAAAACCATGAACGCACCAACTTCCCGCTGACCCTGGCGGCCACCGCGGAAAACACCCTGAGCCTGAACTGGAGTTACCAGTGCAGCCACTTCAGCGCCGCGGCCATCGCCCGCATGAGCGAGCATCTGGCTGTGCTGCTGAACGCGATGGTCGACGCACCCGAGGGCGCCTTGAGCGAATTGGATCTGCTGACCGCCAGCGAGCGTACGCAGCAGTTGCAAACCTGGAACCCGGCCTTCGCCGCGCACGAAAATCCGCTGTGCGTGCATCAACTGATTGAAGCCCAGGCCGAGATTCGTCCGCAGGCCACGGCGCTGATTTTTGCCGAGGTCGAGCTGACCTTCGCCGAGCTTAACCGCCGCGCCAACCGTCTGGCCCATCGCCTGCGCAACCTCGGGGTGGGGCCGGAGGTGCGGGTCGGTCTGGCGATGCAGCGTTCGCCGGAGATGATCGTCGGTCTGTTGGCGATCCTCAAGGCCGGCGGTGCCTACGTGCCGCTCGACCCGGCGTATCCCGCCGAGCGCCTGCAATACCTGATGCAGGACAGCGGCATTGTGCTGATGCTCAGCCAGTCGTGGCTGCGGGACAAACTGGCGCTGCCGGACGACCTGCCGGTGCTGGACATCGACCGCGAGCCACTGGAATTGATGGCGGACAGCAACCCGGTCAACCTGACTTGTGGGGAAAACCTTGCGTACCTGATTTACACCTCGGGCTCCACCGGGCGGCCGAAAGGCGTCAGCGTGGCCCACGGTCCACTGGCGATGCACTGCCTGGCAATCGGCGAGTTGTACGGCATGACCCCGGAGGATCGCGAGCTGCAGTTTGCCTCGATCAGTTTCGACGGTGCTCACGAACGCTGGCTGACCCCGCTGCTGTTCGGTTCGGCCGTCATGCCGCGTGACGATGAGTTGTGGAGCGTCGAGCGCACCTGCGCGGAAATCCAGCAGCACGGCATCACCATTGCCTGCTTTACCCCGAGCTATCTGTTGCAGATCGCCGATTTCATGGGGGAAGCGGGGCGCGACCTGCCGATCCGCTCCTACACGCCGTGCGCCGAAGGCATGCCCAAGCATGCGTTCGATGAAGTGCAGCAGGTGCTGCAACCGCAGCGCCTGATCAACGGTTACGGCCCGACCGAAACCGTGATCACCCCGCTGATCTGGCTGGCCTACCCGGACACCGAATTCGACTCGGCCTTCATGCCGATCGGCCGGCCGGTGGGCAACCGCAGCGCTTACATTCTCGACGGTGGTTTGCAGCCACTGCCGGTGGGGGTGGCCGGCGAGTTGTACCTGGGCGGCGAGGGCGTTGCCCGGGGTTATCACCAGCGTCCGGACTTGACTGCCGAGCGTTTCGTGCCGGATCCGTTCGTGCCGGGGGCGCGCCTGTATCGCAGTGGTGACCTGGCGCGGTTCCGCGCCGATGGCGTGGTGGAATACCTCGGCCGGATCGACCAGCAGGTGAAGATTCGCGGTTTCCGCATCGAGCTGGGGGAAATCGAAGCCTGCCTGCTGGAGCACGAAGGCGTGCGCGAAGCACTGGTGATCGATCGCGACGGGCCGGTGAGCCGCCAGTTGGTCGGCTACATCGTGCCGCGCGATCCACTGGCCAACGAGCAGGACCTGCACGCCGCGTTGACTGCGCACCTGCGCAGCCGTCTGCCGGCGCACATGTTGCCGGCGCACCTGATGTGCCTGGCGGCATTGCCGCTGACGCCCAATGGCAAACTCGACCGCAAGGGCCTGCCGGCACCGGACGTTGCGCGCCAGACTCAGGATCAGGTGCCGGCCGCGACACCGGCCGAAGCGCTGCTGGTGGAGATCTGGCAGGACCTGCTGGGTCTGGATGCGCTGGGCGTCACCGAGAACTTCTTCGAATTGGGCGGTGACTCGATCATTTCCCTGCAAGCGGTCAGCCGCGCCGGGCAGCGCGGGCTGGTGTTCAGTCCGAAGCAGCTGTTCGAACAGCAGACCATCCGCGCACTGGCAGCCGTGGCGGTCACTCGCGAAACGACCTTGAATGAGGCGCCGACAGTCGCCGCGTTCGCGCTGGTGCCGCACATCGACGGGGCCGCTCGCGAAGGATTGCAAGACCTGTATCCGCTGTCGCCGATGCAGCAGGGCATGCTGTTCCATTGCCTGGATTCACCGGAGCTGAACCCCTACGTCAACCAGTTGAGCGTGGCCGTGGACGGTTTGCAGGTGCCGCGTTTCCGTGCGGCATGGCAAACCCTGATCGAACGCCATGAGGTGCTGCGTGCTGCGTTCCGCTGGCGTGATGGGCTGGCCGATCCGCTGCAGGCAGTGTTCGCCGATGTCGAGTTGCCAATCGAAGAACTCGACTGGCGCGAGCGCAATGACACCGAGCAGGCGCTGAGCGAACTGGCCGCTGCCGAGCAGGCCAAGGGCTTCGACCTGAGCTGCCCGCCGCTGATGCGTTTCGTGCTGGTGCGCCTCGATGCCGAGCGCTATCAGATGATCTGGGTCTACCATCACCTGCTGCTCGACGGCTGGAGTGCATCGCGCCTGCTCGGCGAGATGCTGCGCCTGTATCACCACGCCAGCCTGCCAGCGCTCAATGGCCGTTACGCCGATTACATCGGCTGGCTGCAACGTCAGGACAATGCGCAGGCCGAAGGCTTCTGGCGCGAGCGTCTGGCGTTGCTCGAAGCACCGACGATTCTGGCCAAGGCCAGCGGGGCCACGGGCTCCGGGCACGGCGTGATGTACACCGATCTCGATGCCGAGGCGACGCGCAAGCTGCATGCGTTTGCCAAGCGTCAGCGCGTGACCCTCAACACCTTGGTGCAGGCCGCCTGGCTGCTGTTGTTGCAACGGCACAGCGGCCAGCGCAGCGTGGCGTTCGGCGCTACGGTGGCAGGGCGCCCGACCGGCCTGCCGGGGGCGCAGGAAATGCTCGGTCTGTTCATCAACACCTTGCCGGTGATCCAGACCCTCGACCCGCAGCAGCCGTTGGGCGAATGGTTGCGTGAACTGCAGGACTACAACCTGACCGTGCGTGACTATGAACACACGCCGTTGTCGGACATCCAGCGTTGGGCCGGACTCGGTGGCCAGGGCCTGTTCGACAGCATCATCGTGTTCGAAAACCATCCGGTCGATCGGGCGTTGCGCGGCGGCGAGGAAGGCGAGTTGCGCTTTGCCGAAGTCGGCAGCGCCGGCGTCACCAACGTGCCGATGGACTTGATGGTCAGCGCCAACGACGATGGCCTGGAAGTCGAATACCTGTACCTGCGTGAGCGTTTCAGTGATGCCGAGGTCGAGCAGATCCGCGCGCAACTGGAAGGTTTGCTGCGCACCTTGCCGGAAGATGAACGCTGCCTGATCGGCAATCTCGGCTTGCCCGGGGCGCGTCCGGGCCTGCCACAAGCGTCGACCGACGAGACTGATCTGCTGTGCAGCTTCAACCAACACGTGCGCAACCAGCCGCAGAAAACCGCGCTGTTCTGTGAAGACCGTGAAGTCAGTTATGCCGAGCTTGAAGCCCGGGCCAACGGCTTGGCCCGGCAATTGATCGAGCGTGGTATCGGTGCGGAAAGTCTGGTGGCCGTGGCATTGCCGCGCTCGGAACGCACGATCATCGCGTTTCTCGCGGTGCTCAAGGCCGGCGCGGCGTATTTGCCGCTGGACCTGGCGTACCCGCCGGAGCGTCTGGCCTACATGCTTGATGATTCGGCGGCCAGCCTGCTGCTCTGCGACAGCGACCTGGGTCAGCGCCTGACCCTGGCCGACAATGTGCCGCGCCTGTTGCTCGATCAACTGCCGCACGACGACAGCGCGCAATGCCCGTTGACGCAGCCGCTGGCAGGGCACCTCGCGTACCTGATCTACACCTCCGGTTCCACCGGTCAGCCCAAAGGCGTGGCAGTGGCGCGCGGACCGATTGCCCGGCATTGCCGAGGCATCATCGACCTGTACGAACTGGTGCCGGACAGTCGTGAATTGCACTTCATGTCGTTTGCCTTCGACGGTGCTCAGGAGCGCTGGCTGAGCGAGTTGCTGGCCGGTGGCAGTCTGGTGGTTCGCGAGGACAATCTGTGGACGCCGGAGCAGACCCTGCAAGTGCTGGAGCGCCATCAGGTCAGCGTCGCCTGCTTCCCGCCGGCCTACCTGCAACAGATGGCTGAAGTGGCTGAACGCCTGGGGCATGCGCCGGCGGTGCAGGTGTATTGCTTCGGCGGTGATGCGGTGCCGGAGGCCAGTTTCGAACAGGTCAAACGCGCCTTGCGTCCACAGCGTCTGGTCAACGGCTATGGCCCGACCGAAACCGTGGTCACGCCGCTGCTGTGGCGTGCCGAAGCCAGTGAGCGCTGCGAGGCGGCCTATGCGCCGATCGGGCGTGGCGTGGCCGGGCGTGGATTGTATGTACTCGACGCCGACCTCAATCCGTTGCCGGCCGGGGTCAGTGGCGAGCTGTATCTGGGGGGCGAATGCCTGGCGCGGGGTTATCACCAGCGCCCGGGCATGAGCGCCGAACGCTTCATTCCCGATCCGTTCGAAGCGGGCGGGCGCATGTACCGCACCGGCGACCTGGTGCGCCAGCGCGAATGCGGTCTGATCGACTACCTCGGGCGTCTTGACCAGCAAGTGAAGATTCGCGGCTTCCGCATCGAACTCGGCGAAATCGAAGCACGCCTGCGTGAATGCGCCGGGGTGCAGGATGCCGCCGTGGTGGTGCACGACACGCCGACCGGCAAGCAGTTGGTGGGCTATGTGGTCGCAGCAGGTGTGACCGGTCTGGATCGCCGCATCAAGACCGAGCTGCAGGCGCAACTGCCCGACTACATGGTGCCGGCGCGGATCATGCTGCTGCAGCGCTTCCCGCTGTCGGCCAACGGCAAGCTCGATCGTCGGGCGCTGCCGCAACCGGAGTGGGCGCTGGGCGGTTATCGCGCCCCCCGCAATGCGCTGGAGCAGGCACTGGCGACGATCTGGCAGGAGGTGCTCGGCGTGCCGCAAATCGGCATCGACGATAACTTCTTCGAACTGGGCGGCGACTCGTTGCAGGTGCTCAAAGTCATTTCGCGGGTGCGCAGTCAGCCGCAACTCGGTTTCGAATTGAAGCTGCGTGACCTGATGCAAAAGCCGTGCATTGCCGAACTCAGTGGTTATCAGGTGCAGGAGGCGGCTACTGCGCCGGATCCGTTGCTGGCGCTCAACAGCCGCCTGGCCCATGTGCCGGCACTGTTCTGCCTGCACGCCGGGTTCGGCACGGTGTTCGATTACGAGCCGCTGGCCCGGCGTCTGGAAGGTCGGCGCACGGTCTACGGCCTGCAATGCCGGATGCTGCTCGACCCGCAATGGCAGGATGAATCGCTGCCGGCGATGGCCCTGGCCTACGCCCAGCGCATTCGTGCGCAGCAACCGGAAGGCCCGTATTACTTGCTCGGTTGGTCGCTGGGCGGGGCGCTGGTGCAACTGGTGTCCCGCGAGCTGGAAAGCCAGGGCGAAACCGTCGCGTTCGCCGGTCTGGTCGACAGCTACGTGGCCGGCACGGCCGAGGCGGGGGACTGGCGTGAAGACTTGGCGGATTTCCTCAAATTTGTGCTCGGCCTGTCGGTTGCAGAGGCTCAGGCGCTGATCGTTGAAAAAGCCGCTGGGCTCGACGAACAGGCCGCCGCTGCGGCAGTGATCGAAGCCGCGCTGCACGGTTCCAGCAGCGATGCAGCATTGGGCGCCGATGAGTTCACGCGGATCTTCGCCACCGGTGCCGCGCTCAAGCAACTGGCGCTGGCCCAGCAGCAACTGCCGAAGATCCAGGTGGCGGCGTACCGCTGGTGGGTGGCTGAGCGAGACGCCGAGCGCGAGGTGTTCGCCGCTCAGGTCGGACGCCAGGGCGTCGACCGTCTACTGGCTGGCGGGCACTACGAATTGATGCGCGGTGACGAGTTGCTCGATCAGTTGCAAGCCTTGCTCGAACGTCGCACCACAGTCGCTTGA